Proteins from a genomic interval of Kitasatospora kifunensis:
- the purH gene encoding bifunctional phosphoribosylaminoimidazolecarboxamide formyltransferase/IMP cyclohydrolase, with translation MSSAPHAAPPVSEDIRPIRRALVSVYDKTGLEELAQGLHAAGVELVSTGSTAARIAAAGVPVTEVSELTGFPECLDGRVKTLHPRVHAGVLADLRLESHRAQLTELGIEPFDLVVVNLYPFAATVASGATPDQCVEQIDIGGPSMVRAAAKNHPSVAVVVDPARYADVLAAVQSGGFDLLTRKRLAGAAFAHTAAYDVAVAQWFEASGYTESEEAFPAFLGATWERSNVLRYGENPHQSAALYVDGTGGLAGAEQLHGKEMSYNNYVDTDAARRAAYDHQGPAVAIIKHANPCGIAVGADVAEAHRKAHACDPLSAYGGVIAVNRPVTVELAEQIAPIFTEVVVAPAYDEGAVEVLARKKNLRVLRAPEAPCERREARRISGGLLFQEVDRIDAAGDDPSTWTLAAGQALSEAELADLAFAWKACRAVKSNAILLAKDGASVGVGMGQVNRVDSAKLAVERAGERATGSFAASDAFFPFADGLQILLDAGVKAVVQPGGSVRDEEVVAAAKAAGATMYFTGTRHFFH, from the coding sequence ATGAGTTCCGCCCCCCACGCCGCGCCGCCCGTCTCCGAGGACATCCGTCCGATTCGCCGCGCGCTGGTCAGCGTGTACGACAAGACCGGCCTGGAGGAGCTGGCCCAGGGCCTGCACGCCGCCGGGGTCGAGCTGGTCTCCACCGGCTCGACGGCCGCCCGGATCGCCGCCGCCGGCGTCCCGGTCACCGAGGTCTCCGAGCTGACCGGGTTCCCGGAGTGCCTGGACGGGCGCGTGAAGACGCTGCACCCCCGGGTGCACGCCGGCGTGCTCGCCGACCTGCGCCTGGAGTCGCACCGTGCGCAGCTGACCGAGCTGGGCATCGAGCCCTTCGACCTGGTGGTGGTGAACCTCTACCCGTTCGCCGCCACCGTCGCCTCCGGGGCCACCCCGGACCAGTGCGTCGAGCAGATCGACATCGGTGGGCCGAGCATGGTGCGCGCGGCCGCCAAGAACCACCCCTCGGTCGCCGTCGTGGTCGACCCGGCGCGCTACGCCGACGTGCTGGCCGCCGTCCAGTCGGGCGGCTTCGACCTGCTGACCCGCAAGCGGCTGGCCGGCGCGGCCTTCGCGCACACCGCCGCCTACGACGTCGCGGTCGCCCAGTGGTTCGAGGCCTCGGGCTACACCGAGTCCGAGGAGGCGTTCCCGGCCTTCCTCGGCGCCACCTGGGAGCGCTCGAACGTGCTGCGGTACGGCGAGAACCCGCACCAGAGCGCGGCCCTCTACGTCGACGGCACGGGCGGCCTGGCCGGCGCCGAGCAGCTGCACGGCAAGGAGATGTCGTACAACAACTACGTCGACACCGACGCTGCGCGCCGCGCCGCCTACGACCACCAGGGCCCGGCCGTCGCGATCATCAAGCACGCCAACCCGTGCGGCATCGCGGTCGGCGCGGACGTCGCCGAGGCGCACCGCAAGGCGCACGCCTGCGACCCGCTCTCCGCCTACGGCGGCGTGATCGCGGTCAACCGCCCGGTCACCGTCGAGCTGGCCGAGCAGATCGCCCCGATCTTCACCGAGGTCGTCGTCGCCCCGGCGTATGACGAGGGCGCCGTCGAGGTGCTGGCCCGCAAGAAGAACCTCCGGGTGCTGCGCGCCCCCGAGGCCCCGTGCGAGCGCCGTGAGGCCCGGCGGATCAGCGGCGGGCTGCTGTTCCAGGAAGTCGACCGGATCGACGCTGCGGGCGACGACCCGTCGACCTGGACCCTGGCCGCAGGGCAGGCGCTCTCCGAGGCCGAGCTGGCCGACCTCGCCTTCGCCTGGAAGGCCTGCCGCGCCGTCAAGTCCAACGCGATCCTGCTCGCCAAGGACGGCGCCTCGGTCGGCGTCGGCATGGGCCAGGTCAACCGGGTCGACTCGGCCAAGCTCGCCGTCGAGCGCGCGGGCGAGCGCGCGACGGGGTCGTTCGCGGCCTCGGACGCGTTCTTCCCGTTCGCGGACGGGCTGCAGATCCTGCTCGACGCGGGCGTGAAGGCCGTTGTCCAGCCGGGCGGTTCGGTGCGCGACGAGGAGGTCGTCGCGGCGGCCAAGGCAGCCGGCGCGACGATGTACTTCACGGGGACCCGGCACTTCTTCCACTGA
- a CDS encoding bifunctional methylenetetrahydrofolate dehydrogenase/methenyltetrahydrofolate cyclohydrolase, translating to MTAQILDGKATAAAIKSELAVRVAALKERGITPGLGTVLVGDDPGSHSYVRGKHRDCAQVGIASIQVELPADATQAEVEAKVRELNEDPACTGYIVQLPLPKGLDANPVLELMDPDKDADGLHPTSLGRLALGIQGPLPCTPYGIVELLRRHGVEINGADVVVVGRGVTVGRSIGLLLTRKSENATVTLCHTGTRNLSEHLRRADIIVAAAGVPYLVKAEDVRPGAAVLDVGVSRTEAGLVGDVHPAVAEVAGWLSPNPGGVGPMTRAMLLNNIVEAAERQAAH from the coding sequence ATGACTGCCCAGATTCTCGATGGCAAGGCCACCGCGGCCGCGATCAAGTCCGAACTCGCCGTCCGTGTGGCGGCCCTCAAGGAGCGGGGCATCACCCCCGGTCTCGGCACCGTCCTGGTCGGCGACGACCCGGGCAGCCACAGCTACGTGCGCGGCAAGCACCGCGACTGCGCGCAGGTCGGCATCGCCTCGATCCAGGTCGAGCTGCCCGCCGACGCCACCCAGGCCGAGGTGGAGGCCAAGGTCCGCGAGCTCAACGAGGACCCGGCCTGCACCGGCTACATCGTCCAGCTCCCGCTGCCCAAGGGCCTGGACGCCAACCCGGTGCTCGAGCTGATGGACCCGGACAAGGACGCGGACGGCCTGCACCCCACCTCGCTGGGCCGCCTCGCGCTCGGCATCCAGGGCCCGCTGCCCTGCACCCCGTACGGCATCGTGGAGCTGCTGCGCCGTCATGGTGTGGAGATCAACGGCGCGGACGTGGTCGTGGTCGGCCGCGGCGTCACGGTGGGCCGCTCGATCGGCCTGCTGCTCACCCGCAAGAGCGAGAACGCGACCGTGACGCTCTGCCACACCGGCACCCGCAACCTCTCGGAGCACCTGCGTCGGGCCGACATCATCGTCGCCGCCGCGGGCGTCCCGTACCTGGTCAAGGCGGAGGACGTGCGTCCCGGCGCGGCCGTGCTGGACGTGGGCGTCAGCCGCACCGAGGCCGGCCTGGTCGGCGACGTGCACCCGGCGGTCGCCGAGGTGGCCGGTTGGCTCTCGCCGAACCCGGGTGGAGTCGGCCCGATGACCCGCGCCATGCTGCTCAACAACATCGTCGAGGCGGCCGAGCGTCAGGCCGCCCACTAG
- a CDS encoding cell division protein PerM, which yields MTQHLMDRRIPRGAGSLDSGPVLVGATAALLGLAVTGMPVLVLWVLTATGHESAGDAAHLVGALWLLGHGGPLTRGRGAAPLSLTPLLLTLLNVLLVRCAAARAAAAVQPRTGSVPALACAGYLLVALPVALACAGKGVGLRAEPLPDLLAVALLGYTGAALGTWSGERSHALRPAGGWAHRCGAWVTAAERRLPPGCPAAVRGAVAAGLLTLLAGGAALFGMAVLLRMDTTDPTVRALTGGSVPAALGLLLTCLLLVPNAVLWAGAYALGPGFLLGTDTVVAPGRVQHGALPEFPLLALAPGTASGWQLLVLAVPVLAGAAAAGLLGRAAGWGGGRGAGAEASAGTDGAAADRAEPAQPWRPLATALAALATAPLVGALVALAGWLAGGAVGGGRMARLGPSFACGAVAAGWFAVLVLPGALAVRWWLLRRARPAGQAEWDLDDLDELDGLADLGPGLAGWTSAGSASGGPRLDGQRLGGPRLDGPRLDGPYLSGLGLDGPYLGALGLDDPDPDGPALGEVRPRPGLAVRWAALGRLGSGSWRPRSGRGRDQDSG from the coding sequence ATGACGCAGCACCTGATGGATCGTCGGATCCCGCGCGGTGCCGGCTCGCTCGACTCGGGCCCGGTCCTGGTGGGAGCCACCGCGGCGCTGCTCGGACTCGCCGTCACCGGCATGCCCGTGCTGGTCCTGTGGGTCCTGACCGCCACCGGGCACGAGAGCGCCGGCGACGCCGCCCACCTGGTCGGGGCTCTCTGGCTGCTCGGCCACGGCGGGCCGCTGACCAGGGGCCGCGGCGCGGCCCCGCTCTCGCTCACCCCGCTGCTGCTCACCCTGCTGAACGTGCTGCTGGTGCGCTGCGCCGCCGCCCGCGCGGCCGCGGCCGTCCAGCCACGGACCGGCTCCGTCCCGGCCCTGGCCTGCGCCGGGTACCTGCTGGTCGCACTCCCGGTGGCGCTGGCCTGCGCGGGCAAGGGCGTCGGCCTGCGCGCCGAGCCGCTGCCCGACCTGCTGGCGGTGGCACTGCTCGGCTACACCGGCGCCGCGCTCGGCACCTGGAGCGGGGAGCGCTCGCACGCGCTGCGGCCCGCAGGCGGCTGGGCGCACCGGTGCGGCGCCTGGGTGACGGCAGCCGAGCGGCGACTGCCGCCCGGCTGCCCGGCCGCCGTGCGGGGCGCGGTGGCGGCCGGACTGCTGACCCTGCTCGCGGGTGGCGCGGCGCTCTTCGGCATGGCGGTGCTGCTGCGCATGGACACCACCGACCCCACCGTGCGCGCACTGACCGGCGGCAGCGTGCCGGCCGCGCTGGGTCTGCTGCTGACCTGCCTGCTGCTGGTGCCCAACGCCGTGCTCTGGGCCGGCGCCTACGCGTTGGGCCCGGGCTTCCTGCTGGGGACCGACACGGTGGTGGCGCCCGGGCGGGTGCAGCACGGCGCGCTGCCCGAATTCCCGCTGCTGGCGCTGGCACCCGGCACGGCCTCGGGGTGGCAGTTGCTCGTGCTGGCGGTCCCGGTGCTGGCCGGGGCGGCGGCCGCCGGGCTGCTGGGACGGGCCGCGGGCTGGGGCGGGGGGAGGGGCGCGGGGGCAGAGGCCAGCGCTGGGACCGACGGTGCGGCGGCTGACCGTGCGGAGCCGGCACAGCCGTGGCGACCGCTCGCCACCGCGCTGGCCGCGCTGGCGACCGCCCCGCTGGTCGGCGCGCTGGTGGCGCTGGCCGGCTGGCTGGCCGGGGGTGCGGTCGGGGGTGGTCGGATGGCGCGGTTGGGGCCCTCGTTCGCCTGTGGCGCGGTCGCCGCCGGGTGGTTCGCGGTGCTGGTGCTGCCCGGCGCACTCGCTGTGCGGTGGTGGCTGCTGCGTCGGGCGAGGCCCGCGGGGCAGGCGGAGTGGGACCTGGACGACCTGGACGAACTGGACGGCCTGGCGGATCTGGGCCCGGGCCTGGCTGGTTGGACGTCGGCCGGCTCGGCCTCGGGCGGACCGCGCCTGGACGGTCAGCGGCTGGGTGGTCCGCGTCTGGACGGTCCGCGCCTGGACGGTCCGTACCTGAGCGGTCTGGGCCTGGACGGTCCGTACCTGGGTGCTCTGGGCCTGGACGACCCGGACCCCGACGGCCCGGCCCTGGGCGAGGTGCGGCCCCGGCCCGGGCTCGCCGTTCGGTGGGCGGCACTCGGGCGCTTGGGGTCCGGGAGCTGGCGCCCGCGTTCGGGCCGGGGCCGAGATCAGGACTCGGGGTGA
- a CDS encoding DUF2752 domain-containing protein, which produces MTAAVRAAGPAATASARRLAHTALRCALAAGTALAAAALHDAHDPGVLCPLRLLTGIPCPFCGSTTVFIEAGHGHWLAALTANPVSFLAVLGVLAAPLGGGVLWWPLTPRRRTGVVVGALAVAWLWQLKRLGV; this is translated from the coding sequence GTGACCGCTGCGGTCCGGGCTGCCGGGCCGGCGGCCACAGCTTCGGCCCGCCGCCTGGCCCACACGGCGCTGCGCTGCGCCCTGGCGGCCGGCACGGCGCTGGCCGCCGCCGCCCTGCACGACGCCCACGACCCCGGCGTGCTCTGCCCGCTGCGCCTGCTGACCGGCATCCCGTGCCCGTTCTGCGGGAGCACCACCGTCTTCATCGAGGCCGGACACGGGCACTGGCTCGCCGCCCTGACGGCCAATCCGGTGAGCTTCCTCGCGGTGCTCGGCGTGCTCGCGGCGCCACTGGGCGGTGGGGTCCTGTGGTGGCCGCTGACGCCTCGTCGGCGCACCGGGGTGGTCGTCGGCGCGCTGGCCGTCGCCTGGCTCTGGCAACTGAAGCGTCTGGGCGTCTGA
- a CDS encoding DUF3017 domain-containing protein translates to MSALRTGRSTRRRPARTTGTLPPEGSKAALGRDHSLPVRQWPITLVLAVVGIGLAITWRADFRYGLLVIGGAMLLGALLRLLLPEVGMLAVRSRFTDVLVLLCFATVIVMLALVAQPDPWLRLPQVEDIGTYIGQRH, encoded by the coding sequence ATGAGCGCGCTACGAACAGGCCGGTCCACGCGTCGACGGCCGGCCAGGACCACGGGGACGCTGCCGCCGGAGGGCTCCAAGGCGGCCCTGGGGCGTGACCACTCGCTGCCGGTGCGGCAGTGGCCGATAACGCTGGTCCTGGCCGTGGTCGGGATCGGGCTGGCGATCACCTGGCGGGCCGACTTCCGCTACGGCCTGCTGGTCATCGGCGGGGCCATGCTGCTCGGGGCGCTGCTGCGACTGCTGCTGCCGGAGGTCGGGATGCTGGCGGTGCGCAGCCGGTTCACCGATGTGCTGGTGCTGCTCTGCTTCGCCACGGTGATCGTGATGCTGGCGCTGGTCGCTCAGCCGGACCCCTGGCTGCGGCTGCCGCAGGTGGAGGACATCGGCACGTACATCGGCCAACGCCACTGA
- the sucC gene encoding ADP-forming succinate--CoA ligase subunit beta, producing MDLFEYQARDLFAKHGVPVLDGDVIENAEDARAIAERFGGRAVVKAQVKVGGRGKAGGVKLAADPADAVAKAEAILGMDIKGHTVHKVMLAQTADIKEEYYVSFLLDRANRTFLAMASKEGGVEIEVVAEENPEALAKIAVDANEGCTAEKAAEIVAAAKFPAEIADQVVVVLQKLWDVFIKEDALLVEVNPLVLTGEGKVVALDGKVSLDENADFRQPEHEALVDHAAANPLEAAAKAKNLNYVKLDGEVGIIGNGAGLVMSTLDVVAYAGENHGGVKPANFLDIGGGASAEVMANGLEIILGDADVKSVFVNVFGGITACDAVANGIVQALALLESKGEAVTKPLVVRLDGNNAELGRKILTDANHPLVEQVDTMDGAADRAAELANAK from the coding sequence GTGGACCTGTTCGAGTACCAGGCGAGGGACCTCTTCGCCAAGCACGGCGTACCCGTGCTTGACGGTGATGTCATCGAGAACGCTGAGGACGCTCGCGCGATCGCCGAGCGCTTCGGCGGACGCGCCGTCGTCAAGGCTCAGGTGAAGGTCGGTGGCCGTGGCAAGGCCGGTGGCGTCAAGCTCGCCGCCGACCCCGCCGACGCCGTCGCCAAGGCCGAGGCGATCCTCGGTATGGACATCAAGGGTCACACCGTTCACAAGGTGATGCTGGCCCAGACCGCGGACATCAAGGAGGAGTACTACGTCTCCTTCCTGCTGGACCGCGCCAACCGCACCTTCCTGGCCATGGCCAGCAAGGAGGGCGGCGTGGAGATCGAGGTCGTCGCCGAGGAGAACCCCGAGGCGCTGGCCAAGATCGCCGTCGACGCGAACGAGGGCTGCACCGCCGAGAAGGCCGCCGAGATCGTCGCCGCCGCGAAGTTCCCGGCCGAGATCGCCGACCAGGTGGTCGTGGTCCTGCAGAAGCTGTGGGACGTCTTCATCAAGGAAGACGCGCTGCTGGTCGAGGTCAACCCGCTGGTCCTGACCGGCGAGGGCAAGGTCGTCGCGCTCGACGGCAAGGTCTCCCTCGACGAGAACGCCGACTTCCGCCAGCCGGAGCACGAGGCGCTGGTCGACCACGCGGCGGCCAACCCGCTGGAGGCCGCCGCCAAGGCCAAGAACCTCAACTACGTCAAGCTCGACGGTGAGGTCGGCATCATCGGCAACGGCGCGGGTCTCGTCATGAGCACCCTGGACGTCGTCGCCTACGCCGGTGAGAACCACGGTGGCGTCAAGCCCGCCAACTTCCTCGACATCGGTGGCGGTGCCTCCGCCGAGGTGATGGCGAACGGCCTGGAGATCATCCTGGGCGACGCCGACGTCAAGTCGGTCTTCGTCAACGTCTTCGGTGGCATCACCGCGTGTGACGCGGTCGCCAACGGCATCGTGCAGGCGCTGGCCCTGCTGGAGAGCAAGGGCGAGGCGGTCACCAAGCCGCTGGTCGTGCGTCTCGACGGCAACAACGCCGAGCTGGGTCGCAAGATCCTCACCGACGCCAACCACCCGCTGGTTGAGCAGGTGGACACCATGGACGGCGCCGCTGACCGCGCCGCCGAGCTGGCCAACGCGAAGTAA
- a CDS encoding VWA domain-containing protein: MTTTDITNPDQQAPDQERLRRWRLVLGGEAEGTGCRLTGRDAEIDRVLAALYRGAPDQAQTSRGQARSAGLGGSAPQVARWLGDIRSYFPTSVVQLMQQDAISRLGLDRLLLEPEMLAAVEPDVHLVGTLLSLKHALPETTRETARLVVGRVVAELERRLADRTRATLGGALDRSARVNRPRHRDIDWDRTIRANLKNYLPEQRTVIPERLVGYARAQRAVKKEVILCVDQSGSMAPSVVHSAVFGAVLSSMRTLDTRLVVFDTSVVDLTEQLTDPVDVLFATQLGGGTDINRALAYCQSKITRPADTVVVLISDLYEGGIRDQMLRRVAAMKAAGVQFVALLALSDEGAPAYDHAHAAALAALGVPAFACTPDAFPDIMAAALERRPLPLPGS, encoded by the coding sequence GTGACGACCACCGACATCACCAACCCCGACCAGCAGGCTCCCGACCAGGAGCGCCTGCGCCGCTGGCGCCTGGTGCTCGGCGGTGAAGCGGAGGGCACGGGCTGCCGCCTGACCGGTCGCGACGCCGAGATCGATCGGGTGCTCGCCGCCCTCTACCGCGGCGCGCCGGACCAGGCGCAGACCTCCCGTGGCCAGGCCCGCTCGGCGGGACTGGGTGGCAGCGCCCCGCAGGTGGCCCGCTGGCTGGGCGACATCCGCAGCTACTTCCCGACCTCGGTGGTCCAGCTGATGCAGCAGGACGCGATCTCCCGCCTGGGCCTTGACCGGCTGCTGCTCGAACCGGAGATGCTGGCCGCCGTCGAGCCGGATGTGCACCTGGTCGGCACGCTGCTCTCACTCAAGCACGCGCTGCCCGAGACCACCCGGGAGACCGCCCGCCTGGTGGTCGGCCGAGTGGTCGCCGAACTGGAGCGCCGCCTGGCCGACCGGACCAGGGCCACCCTGGGCGGCGCGCTGGATCGCAGCGCCCGGGTCAACCGCCCGCGCCACCGCGACATCGACTGGGACCGCACCATCCGGGCGAATCTGAAGAACTACCTCCCCGAGCAGCGCACGGTGATCCCCGAGCGCCTGGTCGGCTACGCCCGCGCGCAGCGGGCGGTGAAGAAGGAGGTGATCCTCTGCGTCGACCAGTCGGGCTCGATGGCCCCGTCCGTGGTGCACAGCGCGGTCTTCGGCGCGGTGCTGTCCTCGATGCGCACGCTGGACACCCGGCTGGTGGTCTTCGATACCTCGGTGGTCGACCTGACCGAACAACTGACCGATCCGGTGGACGTCCTGTTCGCCACTCAGCTCGGTGGTGGCACCGACATCAACCGGGCGCTGGCCTACTGCCAGTCGAAGATCACTCGTCCGGCTGACACCGTGGTCGTCCTGATCAGTGATCTCTACGAGGGCGGCATCCGGGATCAGATGCTGCGTCGGGTGGCCGCGATGAAGGCCGCCGGGGTGCAGTTCGTTGCGCTGCTCGCGCTCAGTGACGAGGGCGCCCCCGCCTACGACCACGCGCACGCCGCCGCGTTGGCCGCGCTCGGCGTCCCGGCCTTCGCCTGCACGCCCGACGCCTTCCCGGACATCATGGCCGCGGCCCTGGAGCGACGCCCGCTGCCACTGCCAGGGAGCTAA
- the sucD gene encoding succinate--CoA ligase subunit alpha: MAIFLTEDSKVIVQGMTGSEGMKHTRRMLASGTKIVGGVNPRKAGTTVDVDGTEVPVFGSVAEAIKATGADVSVIFVPPAFTKSAVVEAIDAEIPLAVVITEGVPVHDSASFWAYAGEKGNKTQIIGPNCPGLISPGKSNAGIIPADITKAGKIGLVSKSGTLTYQLMYELRDIGFSSAVGIGGDPVIGTTHIDALRAFEADPETEIIVMIGEIGGDAEERAAAFIKENVTKPVVGYVAGFTAPEGKTMGHAGAIVSGSSGTAQAKKEALEAAGVKVGKTPSETARLARELIG; encoded by the coding sequence ATGGCTATCTTCCTTACCGAGGACAGCAAGGTCATCGTTCAGGGCATGACCGGCTCCGAGGGCATGAAGCACACCCGCCGCATGCTGGCCTCGGGCACCAAGATCGTCGGCGGCGTGAACCCGCGCAAGGCCGGCACCACGGTTGACGTCGACGGCACCGAGGTGCCCGTCTTCGGCTCCGTCGCCGAGGCCATCAAGGCCACCGGCGCGGACGTCAGCGTCATCTTCGTGCCGCCGGCCTTCACCAAGAGCGCCGTCGTCGAGGCGATCGACGCCGAGATCCCGCTCGCGGTCGTCATCACCGAGGGCGTCCCGGTGCACGACAGCGCCTCGTTCTGGGCCTACGCCGGCGAGAAGGGCAACAAGACCCAGATCATCGGCCCGAACTGCCCCGGTCTGATCTCCCCCGGGAAGTCGAACGCGGGCATCATCCCGGCCGACATCACCAAGGCCGGCAAGATCGGCCTGGTCTCCAAGTCGGGCACGCTGACCTACCAGCTCATGTACGAGCTGCGGGACATCGGCTTCTCCTCGGCCGTCGGCATCGGTGGCGACCCGGTCATCGGCACCACCCACATCGACGCGCTGCGCGCGTTCGAGGCCGACCCGGAGACCGAGATCATCGTGATGATCGGTGAGATCGGTGGCGACGCCGAGGAGCGCGCCGCGGCCTTCATCAAGGAGAACGTGACCAAGCCGGTCGTCGGCTACGTCGCGGGCTTCACCGCCCCGGAGGGCAAGACCATGGGCCACGCCGGCGCCATCGTCTCGGGCTCCTCGGGCACCGCCCAGGCGAAGAAGGAGGCCCTCGAGGCCGCCGGTGTCAAGGTCGGCAAGACGCCGTCCGAGACCGCCCGCCTGGCCCGCGAGCTGATCGGCTGA
- the purN gene encoding phosphoribosylglycinamide formyltransferase — MAAAHPLAFPAPPGRPARLVVLVSGSGTNLQALIDAVADSAYGAEIVAVGADRSGIAGLERAERAGLATFVHRVKDFADRADWDAALTASVAAYQPDLVVTAGFMKILGDRFIAAFAGRIVNTHPALLPAFPGAHGVTDALAYGVKVTGCTVHLVDAGVDTGPIIAQGVVPITDADHADGGEALHERIKTVERQLLVDVVGRLAREGHRIEDRKVWIPA, encoded by the coding sequence GTGGCCGCCGCTCACCCGCTCGCCTTCCCAGCCCCGCCTGGCCGCCCCGCTCGCCTGGTGGTCCTGGTATCCGGTTCAGGTACCAACCTCCAGGCGCTGATCGACGCGGTCGCCGACTCCGCGTACGGCGCCGAGATCGTCGCCGTCGGCGCCGACCGGTCGGGCATCGCCGGCCTGGAGCGCGCCGAGCGGGCGGGCCTTGCGACCTTCGTCCACCGGGTGAAGGACTTCGCCGACCGGGCCGACTGGGACGCGGCGCTGACCGCCTCGGTCGCCGCGTACCAGCCCGACCTGGTGGTCACCGCCGGCTTCATGAAGATCCTCGGTGACCGCTTCATCGCGGCCTTCGCCGGACGGATCGTCAACACCCATCCCGCTCTGCTGCCCGCCTTCCCCGGCGCGCACGGTGTCACCGACGCGCTGGCCTACGGCGTGAAGGTCACCGGCTGCACCGTCCACCTGGTCGACGCCGGGGTGGACACCGGGCCGATCATCGCGCAGGGCGTCGTGCCGATCACCGACGCCGACCACGCCGATGGCGGCGAAGCGCTGCACGAGCGCATCAAGACTGTCGAGCGCCAGCTGCTCGTCGACGTCGTGGGCCGTCTCGCCCGCGAAGGCCACCGCATCGAAGACCGAAAGGTTTGGATCCCGGCATGA
- a CDS encoding malate dehydrogenase, with amino-acid sequence MTRTPVNVTVTGAAGQIGYALLFRIASGHLLGADVPVNLRLLEIPQGLKAAEGVAMELDDCAFPLLRDITITDQANVAFDGANVALLVGARPRTAGMERGDLLQANGGIFGPQGKAINAHAADDIKVLVVGNPANTNALIAQRNAPDVPAERFTAMTRLDHNRAVAQLAKKAGVTVEDVKKVTIWGNHSATQYPDLFHAEINGKAAFDAVGGDQKWVEDFFIPKVAKRGAEVIEVRGASSAASAANAAIDHVYTWVNGTPAGDWTSMGIVSDGSYGVPQGLISSFPVTTKDGKFEIVQGLEISDFDRARIDASVGELAEERQAVTELGLI; translated from the coding sequence ATGACTCGCACCCCCGTCAACGTCACCGTCACCGGAGCGGCCGGCCAGATCGGCTACGCGCTGCTCTTCCGCATCGCCTCGGGCCACCTGCTCGGCGCGGACGTGCCGGTGAACCTGCGCCTGCTGGAGATCCCGCAGGGCCTCAAGGCCGCCGAGGGCGTCGCGATGGAGCTCGACGACTGCGCCTTCCCGCTGCTGCGCGACATCACCATCACCGACCAGGCCAACGTGGCTTTCGACGGTGCCAACGTGGCCCTGCTGGTCGGCGCCCGCCCGCGCACCGCCGGCATGGAGCGCGGCGACCTGCTGCAGGCCAACGGCGGCATCTTCGGCCCGCAGGGCAAGGCGATCAACGCCCACGCCGCGGACGACATCAAGGTCCTGGTGGTCGGCAACCCGGCCAACACCAACGCCCTGATCGCCCAGCGCAACGCCCCCGACGTGCCGGCCGAGCGGTTCACCGCGATGACCCGCCTGGACCACAACCGCGCGGTCGCCCAGCTCGCCAAGAAGGCCGGCGTGACGGTCGAGGACGTCAAGAAGGTCACCATCTGGGGCAACCACTCCGCCACCCAGTACCCGGACCTGTTCCACGCCGAGATCAACGGCAAGGCCGCCTTCGACGCCGTCGGCGGCGACCAGAAGTGGGTGGAGGACTTCTTCATCCCGAAGGTCGCCAAGCGCGGTGCCGAGGTCATCGAGGTCCGCGGTGCCTCCTCGGCCGCCTCGGCCGCCAACGCCGCCATCGACCACGTCTACACCTGGGTCAACGGCACCCCGGCGGGCGACTGGACCTCGATGGGCATCGTCTCCGACGGTTCCTACGGCGTGCCGCAGGGCCTGATCTCCTCGTTCCCGGTCACCACCAAGGACGGCAAGTTCGAGATCGTCCAGGGCCTGGAGATCTCCGACTTCGACCGCGCCCGGATCGACGCCTCGGTCGGCGAGCTGGCCGAGGAGCGCCAGGCCGTCACCGAGCTCGGCCTCATCTGA
- a CDS encoding RDD family protein, protein MSYPPDPNNPYGQPAPPPGYGYPQAPQQAPGYAYPPQQQPQAPGYGYQQQAPGYGVPPQGYAPPGTLQANSGYINVPYLGTVKIASMGQRFLARLIDGVVVGAVLGIGFALGLAGVVGIAKNTRDCSNLDYTSPDYTNCLNQQTHAATGAMVTMLIVMGLLMAFNLLYEWLMVGLAGATFGKMALGLRVVKENTGQTPGLGGSFVRFIIPVVGAFLCYIGAILVFLSPFFDNSGKLQGWHDRAAGTLVIKK, encoded by the coding sequence GTGTCCTACCCGCCCGACCCGAACAACCCGTACGGCCAGCCCGCCCCGCCGCCCGGCTACGGCTACCCGCAGGCCCCGCAGCAGGCCCCCGGCTACGCGTACCCGCCGCAGCAGCAGCCGCAGGCCCCCGGCTACGGGTACCAGCAGCAGGCCCCCGGCTACGGCGTCCCGCCCCAGGGCTACGCGCCGCCCGGCACGCTCCAGGCCAACAGCGGGTACATCAACGTCCCGTACCTGGGCACCGTCAAGATCGCCTCGATGGGCCAGCGCTTCCTGGCCCGCCTGATCGACGGCGTGGTGGTCGGCGCCGTCCTCGGCATCGGCTTCGCGCTGGGCCTGGCAGGCGTGGTGGGCATCGCCAAGAACACCAGGGACTGCAGCAACCTCGACTACACGTCGCCCGACTACACCAACTGCCTGAACCAGCAGACGCACGCGGCCACCGGCGCCATGGTGACCATGCTGATCGTGATGGGCCTGCTGATGGCCTTCAACCTGCTCTACGAGTGGCTGATGGTCGGCCTGGCCGGCGCGACCTTCGGCAAGATGGCGCTCGGCCTGCGGGTCGTCAAGGAGAACACCGGTCAGACGCCGGGCCTGGGCGGCAGCTTCGTCCGGTTCATCATCCCGGTCGTGGGCGCCTTCCTGTGCTACATCGGTGCGATCCTGGTGTTCCTCTCGCCCTTCTTCGACAACTCCGGGAAGCTGCAGGGCTGGCACGACCGCGCCGCCGGCACCCTGGTGATCAAGAAGTAG